One Pyramidobacter piscolens W5455 genomic region harbors:
- a CDS encoding glutaredoxin family protein, with the protein MKKITMFMFESCPHCKLARKCLDELKAEHPEYAAVPFEMIDEKKQPDVAAKYDYYYVPTFFVDGEKVHEGHAEKADVEKVFKAALA; encoded by the coding sequence ATGAAAAAGATCACCATGTTCATGTTCGAAAGCTGCCCTCACTGCAAGCTGGCCCGCAAGTGCCTCGACGAGCTCAAGGCCGAGCATCCCGAGTACGCGGCCGTCCCGTTCGAGATGATCGACGAGAAGAAACAGCCCGACGTCGCCGCAAAATACGATTACTATTACGTGCCAACCTTCTTCGTGGACGGCGAGAAAGTTCACGAAGGACACGCCGAGAAAGCCGACGTGGAAAAAGTCTTCAAGGCCGCCCTGGCATAG